A region of Zonotrichia leucophrys gambelii isolate GWCS_2022_RI unplaced genomic scaffold, RI_Zleu_2.0 Scaffold_178_96999, whole genome shotgun sequence DNA encodes the following proteins:
- the LOC135461124 gene encoding olfactory receptor 14I1-like, with the protein MSNSSSIRHFLLLALADTRQLQLLHFCLLLGISLAALLGNGLIISAIACGHHLHTPMFFFLLNLALSDLGSICTTVPKAMHNSLSDTRNISYTGCAAQLFFFLFFMGAEYSLLTLMCYDRYVSICKPLHYRTLLGSRACAHMAAAAWASAFLYALLHTANTFSLPLCHGNALGQFFCEIPQILKLSCSFSNFRELELIAISACLALGCFVFIVFSYVQIFRAVLRIPSEQGRHKAFSTCLPHLAVVSLFFSTIMFAHLKPPSISSPSLDLALSVLYSVVPPALNPLIYSLRNQELKAAVWRLMTGWFQEH; encoded by the coding sequence atgtccaacagcagctccatcaggcacttcctcctgctggcattagcagacacgcggcagctgcagctcctgcacttctgcctcttgctgggcatctccctggctgccctcctgggcaacggcctcatcatcagtgccatagcctgcggccaccacctgcacacgcccatgttcttcttcctgctcaacctggccctcagcgacttgggctccatctgcaccactgtccccaaagccatgcacaattccctctcggacaccaggaacatctcctacacaggatgtgctgcacagctctttttctttctgttcttcatggGAGCAGAGTATTCCCTCCTGACCctcatgtgctacgaccgctacgtgtccatctgcaaacccctgcactacaggaccctcctgggcagcagagcttgtgcccacatggcagcagctgcctgggccagtgcctttctctatgctctgctgcacacagccaatacattttccctgcccctgtgccatggcaatgccctgggccagttcttctgtgaaatcccacagatcctcaagctgtCCTGCTCATTCTCCAATTTCAGGGAACTTGAGCTTATTGCTATTAGTGCTTGTTTAGCATTAGGCtgctttgtgttcattgttttctcctatgtgcagatcttcagggctgtgctgaggatcccctctgagcagggacggcacaaagccttttccacctgcctccctcacctggctgtggtctctcTGTTTTTCAGCACTATTATGTTTGCtcacctgaagcccccctccatctcctccccatcccttgATCTGGCCCTGTCTgttctgtactcagtggtgcctccagccctgaaccccctcatctacagcctgaggaaccaggagctcaaggctgcagtgtggagactgatgactggTTGGTTTCAagaacattaa